A region from the Hydra vulgaris chromosome 08, alternate assembly HydraT2T_AEP genome encodes:
- the LOC100207940 gene encoding bridging integrator 3, with translation MSWIPFRKQGKKTILDKKTCFEYESNIERLNKVEASTRKVYKEGKKHLESNASLSKMQQRFAQELNVGASIKETDERLFNITQSLQQTLVHQSELLRELNNNIQKSFVDPMKKFTSNFALVNNAIKRRDQSLSEYTKYNNRREKFLEKESQSGKFDANERYLALAKADFERRNIKLMEELPKFFDCRSTYFMLCFKELVKSEHDYFSKSREIFEQLAEKVDCPIEQLTEEEYREETSKRLADIRTLSIVG, from the coding sequence atgagTTGGATTCCGTTTCGTAAACAAGGCAAAAAGActattcttgataaaaaaacatgttttgagTATGAAAGCAACATTGAGCGATTAAATAAAGTTGAAGCTAGCACGAGAAAGGTTTACAAAGAGGGAAAAAAACATTTGGAGAGTAATGCATCACTTAGCAAAATGCAACAGCGATTTGCGCAAGAATTAAATGTTGGTGCATCCATTAAAGAAACAGACGAACGATTATTTAACATAACACAAAGTTTACAACAAACTTTAGTTCATCAGTCTGAACTTCTTCGAgaattaaacaacaatattcAAAAATCATTTGTAGATCCAATGAAAAAATTTACGTCGAATTTTGCATTAGTAAATAATGCCATTAAAAGAAGAGATCAAAGTTTAAGTGAGTACACCAAATACAATAATCGTAGGGAAAAGTTTTTGGAGAAAGAAAGTCAATCAGGTAAATTTGATGCAAATGAAAGATATTTAGCATTAGCAAAAGCTGATTTTGAGCGTAGAAACATTAAGCTTATGGAGGAATTGCCGAAATTTTTTGATTGCAGAAGTACATATTTTATGTTGTGTTTTAAAGAGCTGGTTAAAAGTGAGCATGACTATTTTAGTAAATCTCGTGAAATATTCGAACAATTAGCTGAAAAAGTTGATTGTCCGATAGAACAACTAACAGAAGAGGAATATAGAGAGGAAACAAGTAAACGTTTAGCTGACATTAGAACGTTGTCTATTGTTGggtaa